In Rhizobium gallicum bv. gallicum R602sp, the following proteins share a genomic window:
- a CDS encoding CehA/McbA family metallohydrolase gives MREIAIHVSRADQVDNPYFCVAFEVPVGTTRIDVAMRYARTENCIVDLGLLDPRATDYPSTAGFRGWSGGARDRFFVATDDATPGYLHGDLPAGRWKVILGLYKVPAEGTAVFLTIDYDRAKRKLEPPPSRTFPVRKGAGWHRGDLHCHTYHSDAAGSPELLHEAAKQAGLDFLAIADHNTIAQRRYFHPNSSTDLVFVRAMEVTTGAGHANVFGVDDWIDFRMTKPGDAHTLARLVHERGGLLSINHDKPTIPWDYELPKTDCMEVWQSTWMAWNWISLERYQRRLSSGLKISAIGGSDFHQPARLMPEGPLALARPTTVLWLEELSEEAILAAMKAGRGYVTESPSGPHLALTVNGKPMGETVSGPVFAEAEVGGAKGDRLLFLDATGVLVDQPIEDDAWTGRFSGEPKTFLRAEVIAGESRARLLSEFTAAISGTSLPWQLRGSDIHGQPIRRALSNPVYIEA, from the coding sequence ATGCGCGAAATCGCCATCCATGTCTCTCGCGCTGATCAGGTTGACAACCCCTATTTCTGCGTGGCCTTCGAGGTTCCCGTCGGGACCACGCGGATCGACGTAGCAATGCGCTATGCCAGGACCGAGAATTGCATTGTCGACCTCGGCCTGCTTGATCCGCGCGCCACCGACTATCCATCCACCGCCGGCTTCAGAGGCTGGAGCGGCGGAGCGCGCGATCGCTTCTTCGTTGCGACGGACGATGCCACGCCCGGCTATCTCCACGGCGATCTACCAGCGGGCCGCTGGAAGGTGATACTCGGCCTTTACAAGGTGCCGGCGGAAGGGACCGCTGTCTTCCTCACGATTGATTACGACAGGGCGAAGCGCAAACTGGAGCCGCCTCCATCCCGCACGTTCCCAGTGCGCAAGGGTGCCGGCTGGCATCGAGGCGACCTTCATTGCCATACCTACCATTCCGATGCCGCCGGCTCCCCGGAACTGCTGCATGAAGCAGCAAAACAGGCCGGTCTCGATTTTCTCGCGATCGCCGACCACAACACAATCGCCCAGCGGCGCTATTTTCATCCGAACTCCTCAACCGACCTCGTTTTCGTTCGCGCCATGGAAGTGACGACCGGCGCCGGCCACGCCAATGTCTTCGGCGTCGACGACTGGATCGATTTCCGCATGACGAAGCCAGGGGACGCTCATACACTTGCACGTTTGGTGCATGAGCGCGGAGGCCTTCTGTCCATCAACCATGACAAGCCGACGATCCCTTGGGACTACGAGCTTCCGAAGACCGACTGCATGGAGGTCTGGCAATCCACCTGGATGGCCTGGAACTGGATATCGCTCGAACGCTATCAGCGGCGCCTTTCTTCCGGCCTGAAGATTTCTGCCATCGGCGGCAGCGATTTCCACCAGCCCGCACGCCTGATGCCGGAGGGTCCGCTTGCACTTGCCCGTCCGACGACCGTGCTTTGGCTCGAAGAACTCTCCGAAGAGGCAATCCTTGCCGCCATGAAGGCAGGCCGCGGCTACGTTACCGAGAGTCCTTCCGGGCCCCACCTGGCTCTTACCGTCAACGGTAAGCCGATGGGCGAAACAGTGTCCGGTCCGGTTTTTGCCGAAGCCGAAGTGGGTGGAGCAAAAGGTGATCGCCTCCTGTTTCTGGACGCCACCGGCGTGCTTGTCGACCAGCCGATTGAGGACGATGCGTGGACGGGCCGCTTTTCCGGTGAGCCGAAGACCTTTCTGCGCGCCGAAGTCATCGCCGGGGAGAGCCGCGCGCGGCTTTTATCGGAATTCACAGCGGCGATATCCGGCACGAGCCTGCCATGGCAGCTTCGCGGTTCCGATATCCACGGCCAGCCGATCCGCCGCGCGCTCAGCAATCCCGTCTATATAGAAGCCTAA